Proteins encoded in a region of the Mucispirillum schaedleri ASF457 genome:
- a CDS encoding motility associated factor glycosyltransferase family protein → MLYKKNIEALAKRNPRLAQIIDNTQLTGRYVVAPSQRKDKLPSLIDIKFNKNFYNNIDPYRVAEQDIKQRKLNVPDLAVFLGFGLSYEACEYIRQCPRARLLIIERDPELLKTVFSTHNCLDLINSSNVFFAGCEDIRMSYPVIFNFFNMTANMYFLKAINVIEQPVSFAVNKDYYLNSLQMVKEAINQVLLLYGNDPYDSLLGIKFTLRNIPTIIDYTGIADLKDVFKGKPGIVVASGPSLDKNVKLLEGLREKAVICAADGSVKILKHHNLPPAHFVTSLERVIATSYLFEGLTEEDVKDSYLAACPVVVPETYANFPGEKIIVFRKFATFEWLDIKKGILDIGPSAGNMAFKVLEYLGCDPIIMIGQDLAITDDLVTHAAGFHYGSDKLTEKDLIEVEGNYQERVKTRPVYKQFLLHYERDIATYQGTAINATEGGAKIHGTQIMTFKEAIDKYIKEDINTTSEIKKHLKQIKHKEKERQIKETLKKLYHAKDFCNKTIDICNESLEKCAVVEEILRCTDVAPKGEDYTAYKANMKIVEDTVQKFATNDFYLILMHYVQSIYIKVVQDINSIKHKQSDSPERDVLLLLKYKELYSVLGSLIKKLLEEFDISIEIMEKFKVEFTERKVK, encoded by the coding sequence ATGCTTTATAAGAAAAATATAGAAGCACTTGCAAAACGCAACCCACGACTAGCTCAAATTATTGATAATACACAGCTTACTGGCAGATATGTAGTTGCACCATCTCAAAGAAAAGATAAACTTCCTTCTCTTATTGATATAAAATTTAATAAAAATTTTTATAATAATATAGATCCATATCGTGTTGCTGAGCAGGACATAAAACAAAGGAAATTAAATGTTCCTGATTTGGCAGTATTTTTAGGTTTTGGGCTTTCTTATGAAGCTTGTGAGTATATAAGGCAGTGTCCAAGAGCAAGATTATTAATTATTGAAAGAGACCCTGAACTTTTAAAAACAGTATTCAGCACACATAATTGTCTAGATTTAATAAACAGTTCAAATGTTTTTTTTGCAGGATGTGAAGATATAAGAATGTCATACCCTGTAATATTTAATTTTTTTAATATGACTGCTAATATGTATTTTTTAAAAGCCATAAATGTCATAGAGCAGCCAGTATCTTTTGCAGTAAATAAAGATTACTATCTTAATTCTCTGCAAATGGTTAAAGAAGCAATAAATCAGGTTCTTCTGCTTTATGGAAATGACCCATACGACAGCCTTTTAGGTATAAAATTTACATTAAGAAACATTCCTACTATTATTGATTATACAGGTATTGCTGATTTGAAAGATGTATTTAAAGGGAAACCGGGTATCGTTGTTGCTTCTGGTCCATCTCTTGATAAAAATGTTAAATTATTAGAAGGATTAAGAGAGAAAGCTGTAATATGTGCAGCAGATGGAAGTGTAAAAATTTTAAAACATCATAATCTGCCCCCTGCTCATTTTGTTACAAGTTTAGAGCGTGTTATTGCAACATCTTATCTTTTTGAAGGCTTAACAGAAGAAGATGTAAAAGATTCATATTTAGCAGCATGTCCTGTTGTTGTGCCTGAAACTTATGCAAATTTTCCCGGCGAAAAAATTATTGTTTTTCGTAAGTTTGCAACATTTGAATGGCTTGATATTAAAAAAGGCATATTGGATATTGGACCATCAGCAGGTAATATGGCTTTTAAAGTGCTGGAATATTTAGGATGTGACCCTATAATTATGATAGGGCAGGATTTAGCTATTACTGATGATTTAGTTACCCATGCAGCAGGTTTCCATTACGGCAGCGATAAATTAACAGAAAAAGACCTTATTGAAGTAGAAGGCAATTATCAGGAAAGAGTTAAAACAAGACCAGTTTATAAGCAGTTTCTGCTGCATTATGAAAGAGATATTGCCACATATCAAGGGACAGCTATTAATGCAACAGAAGGTGGTGCAAAAATACATGGCACTCAAATTATGACATTTAAAGAAGCTATTGATAAGTATATAAAAGAAGATATTAATACTACTTCTGAAATTAAAAAACATTTAAAACAGATAAAACATAAAGAAAAAGAAAGGCAGATTAAAGAAACATTAAAAAAACTTTATCATGCTAAAGATTTCTGTAATAAAACTATTGATATATGTAACGAAAGTTTAGAGAAATGTGCTGTAGTTGAAGAAATACTTAGATGCACAGATGTTGCACCAAAAGGGGAAGACTATACTGCATATAAAGCTAATATGAAAATAGTAGAAGATACTGTCCAGAAGTTTGCTACAAATGATTTCTATTTAATTTTAATGCACTATGTGCAGTCAATTTATATAAAAGTAGTGCAGGATATAAACAGCATTAAACATAAGCAAAGTGACAGCCCTGAAAGAGATGTTCTGCTGCTTTTAAAATATAAAGAGCTTTACTCTGTTTTAGGCAGCTTAATTAAAAAACTGCTTGAAGAGTTTGATATATCTATAGAGATTATGGAAAAATTTAAAGTAGAATTTACTGAAAGAAAAGTAAAATAG
- a CDS encoding ABC transporter ATP-binding protein — MAEDSEKSLISLRKAGKIYGTVTALKKIDLDIYKGQSITIFGSNGAGKSTLLKILSMQTRLTSGTLLYNGVESRKLADVYRANFGVISHQPFVYESLSAVENLEFYGSLYNVSNVRQKAESLLKQLDLYSRRNDAIRTYSRGMLQRISIARALIHSPEIIFLDEPYTGLDSLAGNKLSNLLKEQLSHNKTILMVTHDIHTGLDLASNVIIMKSGKIVFNKLKSEIDTASFEQMYLDVAGNKDLKDELL; from the coding sequence ATGGCAGAAGATAGTGAAAAAAGTCTTATTTCTTTAAGAAAAGCAGGTAAAATATATGGCACAGTTACAGCTTTAAAAAAAATAGATTTAGATATATATAAAGGTCAATCTATTACAATTTTTGGCTCAAATGGGGCAGGAAAATCTACACTTCTTAAAATACTTTCTATGCAGACAAGGCTGACTTCTGGCACACTATTATATAACGGAGTGGAAAGCAGGAAGCTGGCTGATGTTTACAGGGCAAATTTTGGTGTTATTTCTCACCAGCCTTTTGTATATGAAAGTCTTTCTGCTGTGGAAAATTTAGAGTTTTATGGCTCACTTTATAATGTATCAAATGTAAGGCAGAAAGCAGAAAGTCTTTTAAAACAGCTTGATTTATATTCCAGAAGAAATGACGCTATCCGCACTTATTCGCGGGGTATGCTGCAAAGAATATCTATTGCAAGAGCATTAATCCATTCACCAGAAATTATATTTTTAGATGAGCCATATACCGGACTTGACAGTCTTGCAGGCAATAAGCTTTCAAACCTTTTAAAAGAGCAGCTAAGCCATAATAAAACTATCTTAATGGTTACTCATGATATTCATACAGGGCTTGATTTAGCAAGCAATGTGATTATTATGAAAAGCGGAAAAATAGTATTTAACAAGTTAAAGTCAGAGATAGATACTGCATCATTTGAGCAGATGTATTTAGATGTGGCAGGTAATAAGGATTTAAAAGATGAATTACTTTAA
- a CDS encoding heme exporter protein CcmB, with protein sequence MNYFKAVFAILKKDILMELRTKETVNATLVFGVLITLVFSFISEPGSKTEQEIAGGIFWMAVTFSGILGLNKTMMSEIQGGNFEALMLAPIDRSAVFFGKVISNFLFLTILEIILVPLFLVFYNINLISHWLMIIIILLATYGYSVTGTLFSMISVRTKTREIMLPLLMLPVLIPVIIAAILSTNIFLLGHDITYSYNWIKLMAVFDIIFTAVIFGIFGVIIEE encoded by the coding sequence ATGAATTACTTTAAAGCAGTTTTTGCCATTTTGAAAAAAGATATATTAATGGAGCTGAGAACTAAGGAAACAGTTAATGCAACATTAGTTTTTGGTGTGCTTATTACACTTGTTTTTAGTTTTATAAGTGAGCCGGGAAGTAAAACAGAGCAGGAAATAGCAGGCGGTATTTTTTGGATGGCTGTTACATTTTCAGGTATTTTAGGGCTTAATAAAACTATGATGAGCGAAATACAGGGCGGTAATTTTGAAGCATTAATGCTTGCTCCAATTGACAGAAGTGCTGTATTTTTTGGAAAAGTGATTTCTAACTTTTTATTTTTAACTATACTTGAAATAATATTAGTTCCGCTGTTTTTAGTGTTTTATAATATTAATCTTATTTCTCACTGGCTTATGATTATAATAATTCTGCTTGCAACTTATGGTTATTCAGTAACTGGCACATTATTTTCAATGATTAGTGTCCGCACAAAAACAAGAGAGATTATGCTGCCACTTTTAATGCTGCCTGTATTAATACCAGTGATTATTGCAGCAATACTTTCTACAAATATATTTTTGCTGGGTCATGATATAACATACAGTTACAACTGGATAAAACTTATGGCAGTATTTGATATAATATTTACTGCTGTTATTTTTGGCATATTTGGTGTCATTATAGAAGAATAA
- a CDS encoding efflux RND transporter permease subunit, whose product MLITKAAIKWKQAVFLLMMVFIIFGSSAYISLPREANPDVPIPYIFITTIYSGVSPTDMESLVTFKIENKLRGIEGVKEIISYSAESVSNISIEFNPDVDVDMALQRVRDKVDQAKSDLPQDLTEEPIITEISMSDFPVFVVAISGDVPEHDLKKIADEMQDKFESIKGVLEVDLSGTRDREILIVFDYERLQSYSLTMNDLANAVQGEHINIPGGSLDIGRGKYLVRIPGEYTNAKEIEDIVVTVKNGIPVYLRDVARVLDSFEDKDSYASLNGVPAISVSIKKRVGANILEMANDVKNAIKDAEAEYPPAVKFTLTTDISKDIKSMVNELENNMITGFILVFLVLFLFLGKLNSLFAAVIIPFSMLISFMVLQALGITLNMLVLFSLIMALGMLVDNAIVIVENIYRHMQEGKSRVEAAIAASEEIGWPVVASTLTTVFAFLPMAFWPGVIGGFMKFLPITLIITLLSSLFVALVFNPVISSTFMRVNDKHIGEENDLKFGKFIQFYMKTVNFALNHRITALFAAIFFVILPMFLFGARGLGVEFFPESDPARVFIRANAPEGTNAATTNGFVNKFREATLNENDIKLTLGEVGGAAADYSDAGGTATHRGRLTIEFLDFEDRNEPSPATINRIRERLNFFPGTEVVWEKEQMGPPTGAAVSIEISGRDVDVLGSIAAKVKKTIEQIPGLVDLKDDYVKSKPEIRIDVDREKAALLGLNTSSIAQAVRGSVYGIEVGKYREGDDEYDIKVRLPDEQRKSIDDIKNLMINTPQGKYVPISSVADVTLSAGFGTITRIDFKRVVNVTANAEGRSSVEVMQDVMKILKDFELPSGYTMNYTGETEDQQEAGMFLGQALLAALFLILMVLLIEFNSVSQTFIILFTIVLSIGGIFWGLVITNTNFGIIMTGIGTISLAGVVINNGIVLIDYTNQLRAEGMAARDAIIRAGAVRFRPVMLTAWTTILGMLPMATGYGIDFKNMKFVTGAEMSQYWGPMANAVIFGLAFSTMLTLIIVPVLYSFTGGGLKKDENTGDMQDTEKQNFFARLKNILPLKNFGRNRDIKRLLNKGK is encoded by the coding sequence ATGCTTATAACAAAAGCTGCTATAAAGTGGAAACAAGCTGTTTTTCTCTTAATGATGGTGTTTATTATATTTGGGTCATCTGCATATATCAGCCTGCCTAGAGAAGCTAATCCTGATGTTCCTATACCATATATATTTATAACAACTATATATTCTGGTGTTTCGCCTACTGATATGGAATCTCTTGTTACATTTAAAATAGAAAATAAATTACGCGGCATAGAGGGTGTAAAAGAGATTATTTCATACAGTGCTGAAAGTGTTTCTAATATCAGTATAGAGTTTAATCCTGATGTTGATGTTGATATGGCTTTACAGCGTGTAAGGGATAAGGTTGACCAGGCTAAGAGTGATTTGCCACAGGATTTAACAGAAGAGCCTATCATTACAGAAATCAGTATGAGCGATTTCCCTGTGTTTGTTGTAGCCATTTCTGGCGATGTGCCTGAACATGATTTAAAGAAAATAGCTGATGAAATGCAGGATAAATTTGAAAGCATAAAAGGTGTTTTAGAAGTAGATTTATCAGGAACAAGAGATAGAGAAATACTTATTGTGTTTGATTATGAAAGGCTGCAGTCTTATTCGCTTACAATGAATGATTTAGCAAATGCTGTGCAGGGTGAGCATATCAATATCCCCGGCGGTTCTCTTGATATTGGCAGGGGTAAATATCTTGTCCGCATACCCGGAGAATATACTAATGCTAAGGAAATAGAAGATATAGTTGTTACAGTAAAGAATGGAATACCTGTATATTTAAGAGATGTTGCAAGAGTGCTTGATTCTTTTGAAGATAAAGATTCCTATGCTTCATTAAATGGTGTGCCTGCCATATCCGTATCTATTAAAAAACGGGTTGGTGCAAATATATTAGAAATGGCAAACGATGTTAAAAATGCTATAAAAGATGCAGAGGCAGAGTATCCACCGGCTGTTAAATTTACACTGACTACTGATATATCAAAAGACATTAAATCAATGGTTAATGAACTTGAAAATAATATGATTACAGGTTTTATACTTGTATTTCTAGTGCTGTTTTTATTTTTAGGTAAATTAAATTCACTTTTTGCAGCTGTAATTATACCTTTTAGTATGCTTATATCTTTTATGGTGCTGCAGGCTCTAGGAATAACATTAAATATGCTTGTATTGTTTTCATTAATTATGGCTCTTGGTATGCTTGTGGATAATGCCATTGTAATAGTTGAAAATATATACAGACACATGCAGGAAGGCAAAAGCAGAGTGGAAGCGGCAATTGCTGCATCAGAAGAAATAGGCTGGCCTGTTGTAGCTTCCACATTAACAACAGTATTTGCATTTCTGCCTATGGCATTCTGGCCGGGTGTTATTGGCGGATTTATGAAATTCCTGCCAATTACACTTATTATTACTCTACTTTCATCTTTATTTGTCGCACTTGTTTTTAATCCTGTTATAAGCTCAACTTTTATGCGGGTAAATGATAAACACATAGGGGAAGAAAACGATTTAAAGTTTGGAAAATTTATACAGTTTTATATGAAAACTGTAAATTTTGCATTAAATCATAGAATCACAGCACTATTTGCAGCCATATTTTTTGTAATACTGCCTATGTTTTTATTTGGGGCAAGAGGGCTTGGAGTGGAGTTTTTCCCAGAAAGCGACCCTGCCCGTGTTTTTATAAGAGCAAATGCACCAGAAGGCACAAATGCTGCCACAACTAACGGATTTGTAAATAAATTTAGAGAAGCCACTCTTAATGAAAATGATATAAAACTTACACTTGGAGAAGTTGGTGGTGCTGCTGCAGACTATTCAGATGCAGGTGGGACAGCAACCCACAGAGGCAGGCTTACAATAGAGTTTTTAGATTTTGAAGATAGAAACGAGCCATCCCCTGCCACTATAAACAGGATTAGGGAACGGCTTAATTTCTTCCCCGGTACAGAAGTTGTGTGGGAAAAAGAGCAGATGGGGCCTCCTACTGGTGCTGCTGTAAGTATAGAAATATCAGGCAGAGATGTTGATGTGCTTGGAAGTATTGCAGCAAAAGTGAAAAAAACAATAGAGCAGATACCGGGACTTGTGGATTTAAAGGATGATTATGTAAAATCAAAGCCGGAAATAAGAATAGATGTAGATAGAGAAAAAGCAGCACTATTAGGTCTTAATACTTCAAGTATAGCTCAGGCTGTTCGCGGCTCTGTTTATGGTATTGAGGTTGGCAAATACAGAGAAGGCGATGATGAATATGACATTAAAGTCAGGCTGCCAGATGAACAGAGAAAAAGTATAGACGATATAAAAAACCTTATGATAAATACACCGCAGGGTAAATATGTGCCTATATCCTCTGTGGCAGATGTAACATTAAGTGCAGGTTTTGGCACTATTACAAGGATAGATTTCAAAAGAGTTGTTAATGTTACAGCCAATGCAGAAGGCAGAAGCAGTGTGGAAGTTATGCAGGATGTTATGAAAATATTAAAAGATTTTGAACTGCCGTCAGGATATACAATGAACTATACAGGAGAAACAGAAGACCAGCAGGAAGCAGGTATGTTTTTAGGACAGGCTCTGCTTGCAGCATTGTTTTTAATACTGATGGTGCTTTTAATAGAGTTTAATTCTGTATCTCAAACATTTATAATATTATTTACTATTGTGCTCTCAATAGGCGGTATATTTTGGGGGCTTGTTATAACAAATACAAATTTTGGCATTATTATGACAGGTATAGGCACTATTTCTTTGGCAGGAGTTGTTATAAATAATGGAATTGTGCTGATAGATTATACAAACCAGCTGCGGGCAGAAGGAATGGCAGCAAGAGATGCAATAATTAGAGCAGGAGCAGTCCGTTTCCGCCCTGTAATGCTTACAGCATGGACAACTATTTTAGGTATGCTTCCTATGGCTACAGGCTATGGAATAGATTTTAAAAATATGAAGTTTGTAACAGGAGCTGAAATGAGCCAGTATTGGGGACCTATGGCAAATGCAGTAATTTTTGGGCTTGCATTCTCTACTATGCTTACATTGATTATAGTTCCAGTGCTTTACTCTTTTACAGGAGGCGGATTAAAAAAAGATGAAAATACAGGAGATATGCAGGATACAGAAAAACAGAACTTTTTTGCAAGACTGAAAAATATACTGCCGCTAAAAAACTTTGGCAGAAACAGGGATATAAAACGCCTGCTGAATAAGGGGAAATAA
- a CDS encoding cytochrome c maturation protein CcmE, whose amino-acid sequence MNSRKKLIAVGLVVVGALTYLLASGFANHSLHDAEVSEIVNNPAKFQDKGIKVSGTVMSGTVTKAQLDLAFDMKDKNDDSFIKVEYKGIVPDAFQEEVEVIVEGIYDEANKKFVANSLLAKCPSRYDGMDVEEHNKAMAEINADI is encoded by the coding sequence ATGAACAGCAGAAAAAAACTTATTGCAGTTGGTCTTGTAGTAGTTGGAGCATTAACCTATTTATTAGCAAGCGGTTTTGCAAACCATTCACTGCATGATGCAGAAGTTTCTGAAATAGTTAATAACCCTGCAAAATTTCAAGACAAGGGCATAAAAGTAAGCGGCACTGTTATGAGCGGCACTGTTACAAAAGCCCAGCTTGATTTAGCTTTTGATATGAAAGATAAAAATGATGACAGTTTCATTAAGGTAGAATATAAAGGCATAGTGCCTGATGCTTTTCAAGAAGAAGTAGAAGTTATTGTGGAAGGCATTTATGATGAAGCAAATAAAAAGTTTGTTGCTAACTCACTTTTAGCAAAATGTCCATCCCGCTATGATGGTATGGATGTGGAAGAACATAATAAAGCAATGGCGGAAATAAACGCAGATATATAA
- a CDS encoding cytochrome c biogenesis CcdA family protein — MFVSEIPSMFASFIAGILTFLSPCIFPLLPGYISFMSGESLENLKTDTADSSRFSPRFKAFLGALFFGLGFTIVFVALGATATSFGRVLNSYQTLLSQIAGVIVIIFGLHMIGVFKIKFLMKTSKINYEKKSFPFFLNAFFLGIAFVLGWTPCVGPILAGILAVASQESSVTQGMLLLFVYSLGLWIPFLVAALAVNEVISAVRKAGRYLIWVERIAGALLIIIGLLLLTNKMTALTVWFTKVFSFLPVVG; from the coding sequence TTGTTTGTATCAGAAATACCATCAATGTTTGCATCATTTATTGCAGGCATTTTAACATTTTTATCACCCTGCATTTTTCCACTGCTGCCGGGATATATATCATTTATGTCTGGGGAAAGTTTAGAAAACTTAAAAACAGATACTGCAGACAGCAGCAGATTTTCTCCAAGATTTAAAGCATTTTTAGGTGCACTTTTCTTTGGGCTTGGGTTCACTATTGTTTTTGTGGCTCTTGGTGCTACTGCCACATCTTTTGGCAGGGTATTAAACAGCTATCAGACACTGCTTTCGCAGATAGCAGGGGTTATTGTGATTATTTTTGGACTGCATATGATAGGTGTTTTTAAGATAAAGTTTTTAATGAAAACATCAAAAATTAACTATGAAAAAAAATCATTTCCGTTTTTTTTAAATGCATTTTTTTTAGGGATAGCTTTTGTGCTGGGCTGGACGCCATGTGTGGGTCCTATTCTTGCAGGCATACTGGCTGTTGCATCGCAGGAATCATCAGTTACTCAAGGCATGCTGCTTTTGTTTGTTTATTCACTTGGGCTGTGGATTCCTTTTCTTGTGGCAGCATTAGCAGTAAATGAAGTAATCAGTGCTGTCCGAAAAGCTGGCAGATACCTTATATGGGTGGAAAGAATAGCGGGAGCACTGCTTATTATAATAGGACTGCTGCTTTTAACAAATAAAATGACTGCTCTTACTGTCTGGTTTACAAAAGTTTTTTCTTTTCTGCCAGTTGTTGGATAA
- a CDS encoding cytochrome c biogenesis protein: MFKLAKLDKIFSILLFAAVPIGLYFAFFYAPVERIMGIVQKIFYFHVASAWIGFAAFFVTFVASILYLITKKYTFDDIAAASAEIGLAFCTIVILTGPLWAKPAWGKFWTWDPRLTSTLLLWFIYVGYIMLRQFMDESDRRAKFSAAVGIIGFIDVPVVFLSIQWWNNTIHPNVVQKGGGGLHPDMLTAMLVCLGIFTIIYISLLIRRLRLINIERRIKLLETD, translated from the coding sequence ATGTTTAAACTTGCAAAACTAGACAAAATATTTTCTATACTTCTTTTTGCTGCAGTGCCTATTGGGCTTTATTTTGCTTTTTTCTATGCACCTGTTGAAAGAATTATGGGAATAGTGCAAAAAATATTTTATTTTCATGTGGCTTCTGCATGGATTGGATTTGCTGCATTTTTTGTAACATTTGTGGCAAGTATATTGTATCTTATTACAAAAAAATATACTTTTGATGATATTGCAGCAGCCTCAGCAGAGATAGGGCTTGCTTTCTGCACTATTGTTATTTTAACAGGTCCTTTATGGGCGAAACCTGCATGGGGCAAGTTCTGGACTTGGGACCCACGCCTTACTTCTACACTTCTTTTATGGTTTATATATGTAGGCTATATTATGCTAAGGCAGTTTATGGATGAAAGCGACAGGCGTGCAAAATTTTCTGCAGCGGTAGGTATAATTGGCTTTATTGATGTGCCTGTTGTGTTTTTATCAATACAGTGGTGGAATAATACAATACATCCAAATGTAGTGCAGAAAGGGGGCGGCGGGCTGCACCCTGATATGCTTACTGCTATGCTCGTATGTCTTGGAATTTTTACTATTATATATATTTCGCTTTTAATACGCAGGCTAAGGCTTATAAATATTGAAAGGCGTATAAAGTTATTAGAAACAGATTAG
- a CDS encoding DDE-type integrase/transposase/recombinase, protein MFPSYSQKYYKITAIDEFSRMRVLEIVKEKSIFETDKFLDKLESKFGFPINIIQVDNGYELVNDREVTNKKRYFEETADKKGYTIKRIRPYSPWQNGKVERSFMRR, encoded by the coding sequence ATGTTTCCAAGTTATAGCCAAAAATACTATAAGATAACGGCGATAGATGAATTCAGCAGAATGAGAGTATTAGAAATAGTAAAAGAAAAAAGCATATTTGAAACAGATAAATTTTTAGACAAACTGGAAAGTAAATTTGGCTTTCCAATAAATATCATTCAAGTGGATAATGGATATGAGCTTGTGAATGATAGAGAAGTAACAAATAAGAAAAGATACTTTGAAGAAACAGCAGACAAGAAAGGGTATACTATTAAACGAATAAGACCATACTCTCCATGGCAGAATGGAAAGGTAGAAAGAAGCTTTATGAGAAGATAG
- a CDS encoding efflux RND transporter periplasmic adaptor subunit, protein MKKFHLYLFLFSFFLILSSCSGENKADDMPAQVKPTDVAVTKVVLQDITDYYTLPGTVEAWDDITVPSEISGPVTWIGKDEGSFVKQGEAILKINTDNLLANLNSAKVQLEDDKKEYLRQKNLYAQKAVSQKQYDTAKKTYNLSEVSYRLALDEYNKSTIKSPVTGIIDDVMPDIGEYVSPGTEVARLIDMSKLKIYVYVPENDVKYLKLGQTVDVYVAEIGSKKNIKQGVINYISVVSDSASNLTHKVRIDIALDRDIRPGRIVRVDIVRKTFQNVMVADIYAVIDKDGQKVVFINNNGKAEEKKVVTGDMIGSKVIIISGIEPGWELITSGQQFLSDGSPVRLGE, encoded by the coding sequence ATGAAAAAATTTCATTTATATCTATTTCTGTTTTCATTTTTTTTAATACTATCTTCCTGCAGTGGTGAGAATAAGGCAGATGATATGCCTGCTCAGGTAAAACCAACTGATGTGGCTGTTACAAAAGTTGTGCTTCAGGATATTACAGATTATTACACTCTGCCAGGCACTGTAGAAGCATGGGATGATATTACAGTTCCATCAGAAATATCTGGACCTGTCACATGGATAGGAAAAGATGAAGGCTCATTTGTAAAGCAGGGTGAAGCCATATTAAAAATTAATACAGATAATCTGCTTGCTAACCTAAACTCTGCAAAAGTCCAGTTAGAAGATGATAAAAAGGAATATTTACGCCAGAAAAATCTGTATGCTCAAAAAGCAGTTTCCCAAAAGCAGTATGATACAGCAAAAAAAACATATAATTTATCAGAAGTATCATACAGGCTTGCTCTTGATGAATATAATAAAAGCACTATAAAAAGCCCTGTTACAGGTATTATTGATGATGTTATGCCAGATATTGGCGAGTATGTTTCTCCCGGCACAGAAGTAGCCAGGCTTATAGATATGTCTAAACTGAAAATTTATGTATATGTGCCTGAAAACGATGTTAAATATTTAAAGCTTGGTCAGACAGTTGATGTTTATGTGGCTGAAATTGGCAGCAAAAAAAATATCAAGCAGGGTGTTATTAACTATATTTCAGTAGTAAGTGACAGTGCCAGCAATTTAACCCATAAAGTCCGCATAGATATTGCTCTTGACAGAGATATAAGACCCGGCAGGATAGTAAGAGTGGATATTGTCCGCAAAACATTTCAAAATGTAATGGTTGCAGATATATATGCTGTTATAGATAAAGATGGTCAGAAAGTAGTTTTCATAAACAATAATGGCAAAGCAGAAGAAAAAAAGGTTGTTACAGGCGATATGATAGGCTCTAAAGTAATAATTATTTCAGGTATTGAGCCGGGCTGGGAGCTTATTACAAGCGGTCAGCAGTTTTTATCAGACGGTTCACCTGTCCGTCTGGGAGAGTAA
- a CDS encoding CcmD family protein: MMNNIEYLIGAYALIWLVLAYYFYASGTKLKQLEEKVKILEDEKENR, translated from the coding sequence ATGATGAATAATATTGAATATTTAATTGGAGCTTATGCTCTTATTTGGTTAGTATTGGCTTACTACTTTTATGCATCAGGTACTAAATTAAAGCAGCTTGAAGAAAAAGTAAAAATACTGGAAGATGAAAAAGAAAATAGATAA